Proteins from a single region of bacterium:
- a CDS encoding excinuclease ABC subunit C, which yields MNDILEHKLEHLPKTPGCYLFKNGEGKIIYIGKAKILRNRVRQYFQEGKRDDTKVAVMVSKVVDLEIIQTDSEIEALILESNLVKEHKPRYNIELKDDKSFPYIKVTDEMFPRIYVTREKERGGGKFFGPYTDVKNLRHTLKTLHRIFPIRSCRHYFTPELVESKKIKLCLDYHIKKCDGPCQGFVTKEDYRAVVDQMTRFLNGKTGELIRQLKVAMQSYADAMKFEEAARLRDRIASIENYTAAQKVMFEDMADRDIAAVAIEADDACGVIFKIRDGKLIGRQHYYFSHVTDKAPEEVLESLLQGYYMQADFVPRHIYLPQALSEENALTTWLTQKSGERVELVVPKIGEKHKLVTMCERNAELLLGELKLQRLKAKEQFVPRVLESLKRDLSLQRIPRRIECFDNSNIQGTDPVASMVVFVDGKPKKGDYRKFKIKTVEGPDDFASMHEIITRRYLRVLEEGLDFPDLIVVDGGKGQLSAAVKALEALGIVVSRAGSEGQAIVGLAKRLEEIFIPDVHDAIMIPKTSSAIKLLQHVRDEAHRFAITFHRSLRDKRTLVSEIDQIEGVGEKRRTLLLQHFGSVQALSEAGLEEIMLVEGIPGDVARQIYAYFESRDDEESH from the coding sequence ATGAATGATATTCTGGAACATAAACTCGAACACTTACCCAAAACGCCGGGATGTTATCTTTTTAAAAACGGTGAAGGTAAGATCATATACATCGGCAAGGCCAAAATTTTAAGAAATCGCGTGCGCCAGTATTTTCAAGAAGGAAAACGCGATGATACTAAAGTAGCGGTCATGGTTTCCAAAGTGGTTGATCTCGAGATCATTCAAACCGATTCGGAAATCGAAGCGTTGATCCTCGAATCCAATTTGGTCAAAGAACATAAGCCCCGTTACAATATCGAACTTAAAGACGATAAAAGTTTTCCCTACATCAAAGTTACGGATGAGATGTTTCCCCGCATCTATGTAACGCGCGAAAAAGAGCGCGGCGGCGGAAAATTTTTCGGTCCTTATACAGATGTGAAAAATTTGCGGCACACGCTCAAAACACTCCATCGCATTTTTCCGATTCGAAGCTGCCGGCATTATTTCACACCGGAATTGGTAGAATCCAAAAAAATCAAACTCTGTCTCGACTATCATATCAAAAAATGCGACGGTCCCTGCCAAGGGTTCGTCACTAAAGAAGACTATCGCGCTGTCGTTGATCAAATGACGCGTTTCCTTAACGGCAAAACCGGTGAGTTGATTCGCCAACTGAAAGTCGCCATGCAATCGTATGCCGACGCGATGAAGTTTGAAGAAGCGGCGCGTTTACGTGATCGGATTGCATCTATCGAAAATTATACGGCCGCGCAAAAAGTGATGTTTGAAGATATGGCTGACCGGGACATAGCGGCGGTAGCGATCGAAGCGGATGATGCGTGCGGCGTTATATTTAAAATTAGAGACGGTAAACTGATCGGACGCCAGCATTATTATTTCAGCCACGTCACGGATAAAGCGCCGGAAGAAGTGCTCGAATCGTTGCTTCAGGGATATTATATGCAGGCGGATTTTGTACCCCGGCATATTTATTTACCGCAGGCGCTGTCGGAGGAAAATGCACTGACCACCTGGCTAACGCAAAAATCCGGTGAACGCGTCGAATTGGTCGTACCTAAAATCGGTGAAAAACATAAACTCGTAACCATGTGCGAGCGCAATGCGGAACTTCTTTTAGGCGAACTTAAACTCCAGCGTCTCAAAGCCAAAGAGCAATTCGTACCGCGCGTACTCGAGAGTCTCAAACGCGATCTGTCCTTACAACGTATTCCGCGGCGTATCGAATGTTTTGATAATTCCAATATTCAAGGTACGGATCCGGTGGCTTCCATGGTGGTCTTTGTGGACGGCAAACCGAAAAAAGGCGATTATCGAAAATTTAAAATCAAAACGGTGGAAGGCCCGGATGATTTTGCCAGTATGCATGAAATCATCACACGCCGTTATCTGCGCGTACTTGAGGAAGGTTTGGATTTTCCCGATCTGATCGTCGTGGACGGCGGAAAAGGGCAGTTGTCAGCTGCGGTAAAAGCGTTGGAAGCACTTGGCATCGTCGTTTCGCGCGCGGGATCGGAGGGGCAGGCCATCGTCGGTTTGGCCAAACGCCTGGAAGAAATTTTCATACCGGATGTGCATGATGCGATCATGATTCCCAAAACGTCCTCGGCCATCAAACTTCTACAACATGTGAGAGACGAAGCGCATCGGTTTGCCATTACATTTCACCGCAGTTTGCGCGATAAGCGCACATTGGTATCGGAAATTGATCAGATCGAAGGTGTCGGCGAAAAGCGGCGTACGTTATTGCTACAACACTTTGGTTCCGTTCAAGCGTTATCCGAGGCCGGACTGGAGGAAATCATGCTGGTTGAAGGCATTCCCGGCGATGTGGCACGCCAAATCTATGCGTATTTCGAAAGCCGTGACGACGAAGAAAGTCATTGA
- a CDS encoding NAD(P)-dependent alcohol dehydrogenase: protein MSQSKTIRALAVHAPGAPLSAFEYDRASLGADEIEIKVEYCALCHSDLHLMDGDWACTFPFVPGHEIIGHIIQTGASVRDLKPGQRVGIGWQCGSCGLCEVCTTGRAHLCEVGKKRTCVNQYGGFAEYVRAHQHFVYLIPETMPSVHAAPLMCAGLTVFSALQTWVTPKTRHIGIIGMGGLGHLAVQFAARMGSKVTAFDLSEDRLTLAKELGAHQAALTDSAPKGTFDLMIAATAASLDWNHWLRHLTWGGVLCLLGYPAEEIRISPDILLDGQKIVTGSVVGSPETMRTMLDFAAQHHVRPMVEELPMKQAQEAVARLRANKVRYRMVLKADWE, encoded by the coding sequence ATGTCCCAATCTAAAACAATACGTGCTTTAGCTGTTCACGCTCCCGGTGCGCCACTTTCTGCTTTTGAATATGATCGAGCGTCTTTAGGTGCTGATGAAATCGAAATCAAAGTCGAATACTGTGCTTTGTGTCACAGCGATTTACATCTGATGGACGGCGACTGGGCATGCACTTTTCCTTTCGTACCGGGGCATGAAATCATCGGGCATATTATTCAAACCGGGGCTTCCGTTCGTGATCTGAAGCCCGGCCAGCGTGTGGGTATCGGTTGGCAATGCGGTTCCTGCGGGCTATGCGAAGTTTGTACCACCGGTCGTGCTCATCTGTGTGAAGTCGGAAAAAAACGAACCTGCGTTAATCAATACGGCGGATTTGCCGAATACGTGCGCGCGCATCAGCATTTTGTTTATCTTATTCCCGAGACGATGCCGTCTGTTCATGCTGCGCCACTTATGTGCGCGGGGCTTACGGTTTTTAGTGCCTTGCAAACGTGGGTTACTCCGAAAACAAGACACATCGGGATTATCGGTATGGGCGGGCTAGGGCATCTTGCCGTCCAATTTGCGGCGCGTATGGGAAGTAAAGTCACCGCGTTTGATCTGTCTGAGGACCGCCTTACCTTAGCGAAAGAATTAGGCGCACATCAGGCGGCTTTAACAGACTCTGCACCAAAGGGTACGTTTGACCTGATGATCGCAGCAACCGCCGCTTCGCTGGACTGGAATCATTGGTTGCGGCATTTGACTTGGGGCGGCGTATTGTGTTTGTTAGGCTATCCTGCTGAGGAAATTCGCATTTCTCCGGATATACTGCTTGACGGTCAAAAGATCGTAACCGGCAGTGTGGTCGGAAGTCCTGAGACCATGCGAACGATGCTGGATTTTGCCGCACAACATCATGTACGTCCGATGGTCGAAGAACTGCCTATGAAACAGGCACAGGAGGCTGTCGCCAGACTGCGAGCAAATAAAGTACGCTATCGTATGGTTCTCAAAGCCGACTGGGAATGA
- a CDS encoding NTP transferase domain-containing protein — MIYPVIMAGGSGTRFWPRSRAHRPKQLLNIFGEHTMIQHTVNRITSIAKPSEILVVTNQAQASEVHRQLPQLPSPNILVEPVGRNTAPCIGLAALHVMEKDPNGVMVVLAADHLITPDDVFCKTVEAAAEVALRTEACVTIGIVPTRPETGYGYIQFIENESLEARGEKAYRVKTFAEKPNLETAKSFIATGDFLWNSGMFVWKASTILRLIEMHLPELYEGLVEIKPTIGTADYTATVDQVYRRIKGISIDYGVMEHTKEVYVLKGHFRWNDVGSWEEVYQLSNKDENGNAVIGQAVCIEANNSLLFSPGKTIALVGVSDLIVVETEDALMICPRDRAQDVKKIVETLQAQKKNELL, encoded by the coding sequence ATGATATATCCCGTGATTATGGCGGGCGGATCGGGGACCCGATTTTGGCCTCGCAGCCGGGCGCATCGTCCCAAGCAACTGCTGAATATTTTCGGCGAACATACGATGATACAACATACGGTAAACCGTATCACTTCCATCGCAAAACCGTCTGAAATTTTGGTTGTGACCAATCAGGCGCAGGCATCCGAAGTGCATCGCCAATTGCCGCAATTGCCTTCGCCGAATATTCTCGTAGAACCGGTGGGTCGTAATACGGCTCCCTGTATCGGCCTTGCCGCGCTCCATGTGATGGAAAAAGATCCGAATGGTGTGATGGTAGTTTTAGCCGCCGATCATCTTATCACACCGGATGACGTATTTTGTAAAACCGTTGAGGCCGCGGCTGAAGTAGCACTTCGCACGGAGGCGTGTGTGACGATCGGGATTGTACCTACGCGTCCGGAAACCGGCTACGGTTATATTCAATTTATAGAAAACGAATCGCTCGAAGCCCGCGGTGAAAAAGCTTATCGGGTGAAAACCTTTGCCGAAAAACCGAACCTTGAAACGGCGAAAAGTTTTATTGCGACCGGTGATTTTTTGTGGAATAGCGGGATGTTTGTATGGAAAGCCTCGACAATATTACGATTGATCGAAATGCATCTTCCGGAACTGTATGAAGGCCTTGTAGAAATCAAACCGACGATCGGTACAGCGGATTATACGGCAACAGTAGATCAGGTCTATCGTCGTATCAAGGGTATATCTATAGATTACGGCGTGATGGAACACACTAAAGAAGTTTATGTTCTCAAAGGTCATTTTCGCTGGAATGACGTCGGAAGCTGGGAAGAGGTGTATCAGCTTTCAAATAAAGATGAAAATGGTAATGCGGTCATCGGTCAAGCCGTTTGCATCGAAGCTAATAATTCATTATTATTCAGCCCGGGAAAAACGATCGCGCTTGTCGGAGTCAGTGATTTGATCGTTGTTGAAACCGAAGATGCTTTGATGATCTGTCCGCGTGATCGTGCCCAGGATGTAAAAAAGATAGTAGAAACACTGCAGGCGCAGAAAAAAAACGAACTTTTATAA